One Candidatus Kapaibacterium sp. genomic window carries:
- a CDS encoding rod shape-determining protein, translating to MMALFKMFSNDVAIDLGTANTLIWMKNKGIVLNEPTIVAFDRTTKNIIAIGHEANEMLGRTHKEIQIIRPLRDGAIADFEITEGMLRAFIRKVTMSWQPARRVVVCVPSGITEVEKRAVRDSCEHAGAKEVHLIAEPMASAIGVGLNVHDPVGNMIVDIGGGTTEIAVIALSGIVADESIRVAGDEMTNAITQYFRRQHNILIGDRTSETIKCSVGSAYPLEEEIEIEVKGRDLVSGIPKMINVTSVEIREALSEAVNEMIDAVMKLLERTPPELSADIFERGIVLTGGGALLKGLDERLRKETSLPVHVADEPLTAVVRGTGKVLENLSDYSSVLLKSSRY from the coding sequence ATTATGGCATTGTTCAAAATGTTCTCAAATGATGTAGCGATAGACCTCGGGACTGCCAATACTCTTATTTGGATGAAAAATAAAGGTATCGTGCTGAACGAACCTACAATAGTAGCGTTCGACAGAACAACAAAGAATATAATCGCAATCGGACACGAAGCAAATGAAATGTTAGGCAGAACTCACAAGGAAATCCAGATTATCAGACCCTTGCGAGATGGCGCAATAGCGGATTTTGAGATTACAGAAGGTATGTTGCGAGCTTTCATTCGCAAAGTTACTATGAGTTGGCAACCCGCAAGAAGGGTTGTGGTCTGCGTTCCATCGGGAATTACAGAAGTTGAAAAACGTGCTGTCCGCGATAGTTGCGAACATGCCGGAGCCAAAGAAGTGCATCTAATTGCAGAGCCGATGGCGTCCGCAATTGGAGTTGGGCTTAACGTTCATGACCCGGTCGGCAATATGATTGTTGACATTGGCGGAGGAACTACCGAAATAGCTGTTATAGCTCTATCAGGTATCGTAGCCGATGAATCTATCCGAGTAGCGGGAGATGAAATGACAAATGCCATTACACAATACTTCCGTAGGCAACACAATATATTAATTGGCGACAGAACCTCCGAAACTATAAAATGTTCCGTTGGCTCAGCTTATCCGCTCGAAGAGGAAATCGAAATCGAGGTCAAAGGTCGCGATTTAGTCTCCGGAATTCCTAAAATGATTAACGTAACATCTGTAGAAATCAGAGAAGCACTCAGCGAAGCTGTCAACGAAATGATTGATGCAGTTATGAAATTATTGGAACGCACTCCTCCGGAATTATCCGCCGATATTTTCGAGCGCGGAATAGTTTTGACAGGTGGTGGTGCTCTTTTGAAAGGCTTAGATGAAAGATTACGCAAAGAAACAAGCCTTCCCGTGCATGTTGCCGATGAGCCTTTGACGGCTGTTGTGAGAGGCACAGGTAAAGTGCTTGAAAATCTGAGTGATTACTCTTCCGTTCTTCTCAAAAGTTCCAGATACTAA
- the mreC gene encoding rod shape-determining protein MreC — MQSLIDFVARFKELITFTALVIICLSLISIGNVSQIGGFRAILIGTVGNLQQLFSWIPNPQALRNENRALRELNLQLSTEVIRMREASIENNRLRKMIEFRQMASHPMIPAQVVGKSVVEMRNFMTINRGRTDSIAVGMPVRTDAGLVGMVVGVSAKYSIVELIINRNVKISSRILRTGIAGIAVWDGGENFMLNNIPESFDVVKGDYVVTSDFSNKYPTDIPFGEIIEVVEDPSSLFKKIYIQPFANINSLEQVFVVKFLPDPERMELIEKIEEQLRLRK, encoded by the coding sequence ATGCAGAGCTTAATTGACTTTGTTGCACGATTTAAAGAGTTGATAACATTTACAGCTCTCGTAATCATATGTTTGTCGCTTATTTCGATTGGAAACGTATCCCAAATCGGTGGTTTCCGCGCGATTTTAATTGGAACGGTAGGCAATTTGCAACAATTGTTCTCATGGATACCAAACCCGCAAGCACTTCGCAATGAAAACCGTGCCTTACGCGAACTCAATCTCCAACTTTCGACAGAAGTAATCAGGATGCGTGAAGCAAGTATCGAGAACAATCGCTTACGTAAGATGATTGAATTCCGCCAAATGGCATCTCATCCTATGATTCCGGCTCAGGTAGTCGGCAAATCTGTCGTCGAAATGCGAAATTTCATGACAATAAATCGTGGACGTACTGATAGCATCGCAGTCGGTATGCCTGTCAGAACTGATGCAGGTTTAGTTGGAATGGTAGTCGGTGTATCGGCAAAATATTCAATCGTCGAATTGATTATAAATCGAAATGTTAAAATTTCCTCTCGTATCTTGCGAACGGGCATTGCCGGGATTGCTGTATGGGACGGTGGCGAAAACTTCATGCTGAATAATATTCCCGAATCATTCGACGTTGTGAAAGGTGATTATGTAGTCACATCGGATTTCAGTAATAAATATCCAACAGACATCCCATTTGGCGAGATTATCGAAGTAGTCGAAGACCCAAGCTCGCTATTCAAGAAAATTTATATTCAGCCGTTTGCAAATATTAATTCGCTCGAACAAGTTTTTGTAGTCAAATTTTTGCCCGACCCGGAACGAATGGAATTGATAGAAAAAATCGAAGAACAGTTGAGGCTGAGGAAATAA
- the mreD gene encoding rod shape-determining protein MreD — MQYGYDRSRKKDLGIKYVLYALAAVLIAFFHVVLSNLIAIGGITPNLMIILVVWITLKRGQFVGLFAGFLGGLIYDAVTMDVIGTNALSLTIMAFLTGFFYREGKEEHTVKSMKFLGILFFAALVHNLIYYFFYIKLSDLSFWNFFFKYGIAGALYTTVIGIFAIFIKIPGRQIKI, encoded by the coding sequence ATGCAATACGGTTACGACAGGTCAAGAAAAAAAGATTTGGGAATCAAATACGTACTTTACGCTTTAGCGGCAGTATTGATTGCCTTTTTTCATGTAGTGTTGTCCAATCTGATTGCAATCGGGGGAATTACCCCAAATTTGATGATAATATTAGTTGTATGGATAACGCTCAAACGCGGACAATTCGTCGGATTATTTGCAGGATTTTTGGGTGGTTTGATATATGATGCCGTCACAATGGATGTAATTGGCACAAATGCCTTGTCGTTAACAATTATGGCATTCTTGACGGGCTTTTTCTATCGCGAAGGCAAAGAAGAACATACTGTTAAGAGTATGAAATTTTTGGGCATCTTGTTTTTTGCAGCGCTTGTGCACAATCTTATTTATTACTTTTTTTATATAAAATTGAGTGACTTGAGCTTTTGGAATTTCTTCTTCAAATACGGAATTGCCGGGGCGCTCTATACTACGGTTATCGGTATCTTTGCCATTTTTATTAAGATACCCGGAAGACAAATAAAAATCTAA
- the smc gene encoding chromosome segregation protein SMC, producing the protein MYLSDIEIVGFKSFAQKIKLKFNGGLSAIVGPNGCGKTNVVDAIRWVLGEKKASTLRSDIMENVIFNGTRDRKPLSMAEVTITFDNNKSILPTDYSEVSITRRLFRSGDSEYFINKTACRLKDISDLFMDTGIGPDSYSVIELKMIDAILSGNVDDRRSMFEEAAGIKKYKQRRKETYKKLENVQTDTERLNDIIQEVRKNVNSLSRQASKTKRYNQYLTRLKELDMCLLKDDMANFSSKKETLLAEHTNLEAERIKTEQAIADSELTLKELKEQLNHIDNKYSKTNNTVNELSQKIAEANRTSAVNNEKLNSYAETESRLNKEIEENKQAIANLTAESEQIKANIQAIEEKIKQLQLEKNSAEQNKQNIRNDHRTISGEVNAKQNEYNSQKTKSESLTILIQRNNEKSKSLQIKLQSTEQELFKYETQLNDLSSELDSIQKIRPDLEIAITEAKAHLESQKIKKSEIENEINSLKQQINDRLNLISSRKSSIEFLNSLVDGREVTKFLSSGKDWKYEGEKVLLGELVGCDEEIRTAVSAALGEAAHFFIVDEKANAEAAIALLQKNNKGKTGFVCRDLIPNAPKVDSKIESDDVVGLLSELVRVDDTIRNLLRHLLGNTVVVRTEQAAIELTANSQVDRAVTLDGTVYESAGVIRGGSFSQKEGLWVGKKERLKSLETEITSLNKELESFKSHTEKLASESKAIDLHSAEQNLEAANRKLKDNENQTQRLIMQKESLNRNIKMTQENSSRYLGEISEITEESNKSQIELEEFNISLETLLKSLRQTRDEMSKISAKLDESDKVLKEFEYKIIQSEAELKSAHADKNRNNSNRTSAENKISERNKELAELNELRVKLSDSSLEISEILAISQNELESSNEKLHTLAHDRRVIAEQYDQYFSEFELRRKEFDKLKDKIHKIDIEMTEIGSNIQNLLEKAMEQYQIEITEISVEIPEDFEPATARAEALDLRAKLSELGNVNFMALEEFETQSERLDFYENQLNDLLESEKILRETIEEINSTAEHNFRETFDKVRANFQMLFKKLFGEEGDADIGLESEDLLESDITITAKPPNKRPQSIKMLSGGEKTLTAIALLFAIYLVKPSPFCILDEVDAPLDDLNVDKFVNLIKDFSTETQFLIVTHNKKTMEAAETLYGITMQEDGISKVVSVKLNTSAA; encoded by the coding sequence ATGTATTTAAGTGATATAGAAATAGTTGGTTTCAAATCTTTTGCCCAGAAAATTAAGCTGAAGTTCAATGGCGGTCTTTCGGCAATAGTTGGTCCTAATGGCTGCGGCAAAACCAATGTAGTAGATGCTATTCGTTGGGTGCTTGGCGAAAAGAAGGCTTCCACTTTGCGGTCCGATATAATGGAAAATGTGATTTTCAACGGCACAAGAGACCGCAAGCCACTTAGTATGGCGGAGGTAACTATCACTTTTGACAATAATAAATCAATTTTGCCTACGGACTATTCCGAAGTTTCGATTACAAGAAGGCTCTTCCGTAGTGGCGACAGCGAATACTTCATCAACAAAACTGCTTGCAGACTAAAAGATATTAGCGATTTGTTCATGGATACAGGAATCGGACCCGATTCATATTCTGTAATCGAGTTGAAAATGATTGATGCGATACTTAGCGGCAACGTTGACGACCGCCGCTCGATGTTTGAAGAAGCCGCCGGAATCAAGAAGTATAAGCAGCGTCGCAAGGAAACTTACAAAAAATTGGAAAACGTTCAGACTGATACAGAAAGATTGAACGATATAATTCAAGAAGTCAGGAAAAACGTTAATTCGCTTTCGCGCCAAGCATCAAAAACTAAACGCTACAACCAATATTTGACGCGATTGAAAGAACTCGATATGTGCTTGCTCAAAGACGATATGGCAAATTTCTCCTCGAAAAAGGAAACTCTTCTCGCTGAGCACACAAATCTTGAAGCGGAAAGAATCAAAACCGAGCAAGCAATTGCCGATTCGGAATTGACTTTGAAAGAGCTAAAAGAGCAACTCAACCACATTGACAATAAGTACAGCAAAACCAACAATACGGTTAATGAACTATCGCAAAAAATTGCGGAAGCAAATCGCACATCTGCAGTTAACAACGAAAAATTGAACAGTTATGCCGAAACCGAATCAAGATTGAACAAGGAAATCGAAGAAAATAAACAAGCGATTGCCAATTTGACAGCGGAATCGGAGCAAATCAAAGCAAATATTCAAGCGATTGAAGAGAAAATTAAGCAATTGCAATTAGAAAAAAATAGTGCCGAGCAAAACAAACAAAATATTCGCAATGACCATCGCACTATTTCCGGCGAAGTTAACGCCAAGCAAAATGAATATAATTCGCAAAAAACCAAGTCGGAATCCCTAACAATATTGATTCAGCGAAATAATGAAAAAAGCAAATCGCTCCAAATCAAGTTGCAAAGCACCGAGCAAGAGCTTTTCAAATACGAAACACAGTTGAATGATTTATCTTCCGAGCTCGATAGCATACAAAAAATCAGACCGGATTTGGAAATTGCAATTACAGAAGCAAAGGCTCACTTAGAATCTCAAAAAATCAAAAAGAGCGAAATCGAAAATGAAATCAATTCGCTAAAGCAACAAATCAACGATAGACTGAACCTAATCAGCAGCCGCAAATCATCAATCGAATTCCTGAATTCGCTTGTTGACGGCAGAGAAGTTACCAAATTCCTGAGCTCAGGCAAAGATTGGAAATACGAAGGCGAAAAAGTTTTGCTTGGCGAGCTCGTGGGGTGCGACGAAGAAATCCGAACCGCAGTTTCAGCCGCATTGGGTGAAGCCGCTCACTTTTTCATAGTTGACGAGAAAGCCAACGCCGAAGCCGCAATAGCACTCTTACAAAAGAATAACAAAGGCAAAACAGGCTTCGTTTGTAGAGATTTGATTCCAAATGCCCCAAAAGTAGATTCAAAAATTGAGTCTGATGATGTGGTTGGATTATTGAGCGAATTAGTCCGCGTTGACGACACGATTCGCAATCTTTTGCGCCATTTATTGGGCAATACAGTCGTCGTCCGGACTGAACAAGCCGCAATTGAACTGACAGCTAACTCTCAGGTTGATAGAGCCGTAACGCTTGATGGAACTGTGTATGAATCAGCCGGTGTGATTCGTGGCGGCTCATTTTCGCAAAAAGAGGGACTTTGGGTTGGTAAAAAAGAACGTTTGAAATCACTCGAAACTGAAATCACTTCGCTAAACAAAGAATTAGAATCTTTCAAATCTCACACGGAAAAGCTCGCGAGCGAATCAAAAGCAATTGACTTGCATTCGGCGGAACAAAATTTGGAAGCGGCGAACAGGAAATTGAAAGATAACGAGAATCAGACGCAAAGACTGATAATGCAAAAGGAATCACTGAATCGGAATATTAAGATGACTCAGGAAAATTCTTCTCGCTATTTGGGCGAAATTTCTGAAATCACAGAAGAAAGCAACAAATCTCAAATTGAATTGGAAGAATTCAACATCAGTTTGGAAACTTTGCTCAAATCTTTAAGACAAACTCGCGATGAAATGAGCAAAATTTCGGCTAAACTTGATGAATCCGACAAAGTGCTGAAAGAATTTGAATATAAGATTATTCAGAGCGAGGCAGAACTAAAATCAGCCCATGCAGACAAGAATAGGAATAATTCAAATCGCACATCGGCGGAAAACAAAATCTCGGAAAGAAACAAAGAACTCGCTGAATTGAACGAATTACGCGTTAAACTATCGGATTCCTCGTTGGAAATTAGCGAGATACTGGCAATTTCACAAAACGAATTGGAAAGCTCGAATGAAAAACTTCACACTTTAGCGCACGACCGCAGAGTAATAGCCGAGCAATACGACCAATATTTTTCGGAATTTGAACTTCGCCGCAAAGAGTTTGATAAATTGAAGGACAAAATCCACAAAATTGATATTGAAATGACCGAAATCGGTTCGAATATCCAGAATTTGCTCGAAAAAGCGATGGAACAATATCAAATAGAAATTACGGAAATAAGCGTGGAAATTCCCGAAGATTTTGAGCCTGCGACTGCTCGAGCCGAAGCATTAGACCTAAGGGCAAAACTTTCGGAATTGGGTAATGTCAACTTTATGGCTTTGGAAGAATTTGAAACTCAGAGCGAGCGACTTGATTTTTACGAAAATCAGCTGAATGATTTGCTCGAATCGGAAAAAATCCTCAGAGAAACGATTGAGGAAATAAATTCGACTGCTGAGCATAATTTCCGCGAAACATTCGACAAAGTCAGAGCGAATTTCCAAATGCTTTTCAAAAAATTATTTGGCGAAGAAGGCGATGCAGATATTGGTCTCGAAAGCGAAGATTTGCTCGAATCCGACATTACAATCACTGCAAAGCCGCCAAACAAGCGTCCGCAATCAATAAAAATGCTTTCGGGTGGCGAGAAAACTCTCACCGCAATTGCACTTTTATTTGCAATTTATCTTGTCAAACCAAGCCCATTCTGCATACTCGACGAGGTGGATGCACCGCTTGATGATTTGAACGTGGATAAATTCGTCAATCTAATCAAAGATTTCAGCACAGAAACTCAATTTTTAATTGTCACTCATAACAAAAAAACAATGGAAGCCGCCGAAACACTCTATGGCATTACAATGCAAGAAGACGGTATCTCGAAAGTGGTATCAGTCAAGCTAAACACGAGTGCGGCGTAA
- a CDS encoding S41 family peptidase gives MYSKSFMVSIIVLMFIGTVSHSNDKVQQQLQKLNQVIKTAQDNHLNQNETSILVDAAIRGILKELDPHSYYFTKDEIKDIEARRSGNFFGVGITFTIINDTINILNVMKQGPASSAGLDVADKILKIDGESAIGITMSEVDHKLRGERNTYVTLDILKANGKLQKDVNIVRSRIPVYSINSSYLIDDTHIGYIKISRFNATTHIELTDTLSILSQMGMKGLIIDLRGNPGGIVEQVYLVADEFIDENENVLITKGRDPEYNETYKSTKSGDYKELPLILLIDGETASAPEILAGAFQDLDRSLVLGQTSFGKGLVQKPYRLADGSEFWLTVAKYYTPSGRSIQKDYSNKETYGTLTDRIVLKDGMNLGHTTELTPEHGFTETTPIFRTKSGRPVLASGGIVPDYVINDDSTTYLTKSMTTENIFNKYCLSYYIKNRKNIETLYRENFRYYFESFQVDSVMIYDFIDVSIASGIVWNQDEFKRDEHFIMLNIKAALAGIIWDENKRNEVMMTNSKHIKKAVELMPMAERIIRKN, from the coding sequence ATGTATTCAAAATCATTCATGGTGTCAATTATTGTGCTGATGTTTATCGGCACTGTAAGCCATTCCAATGATAAGGTCCAACAACAATTACAGAAGCTGAATCAGGTAATCAAAACAGCCCAAGACAATCACTTAAACCAAAATGAAACAAGTATTCTGGTGGATGCTGCCATTCGTGGAATACTCAAAGAGTTAGACCCACACTCATACTACTTCACTAAAGATGAAATAAAAGACATCGAAGCCCGCCGTTCCGGGAACTTTTTCGGAGTAGGGATTACTTTTACCATAATCAATGATACAATCAATATACTCAACGTAATGAAACAAGGTCCTGCTTCATCTGCAGGCTTAGACGTTGCCGATAAAATTCTGAAAATTGACGGAGAAAGTGCTATCGGCATTACGATGAGTGAAGTTGACCATAAGCTACGCGGTGAACGCAATACTTATGTAACATTGGACATACTTAAAGCAAACGGTAAATTACAAAAAGATGTAAACATCGTTCGGTCGAGAATTCCCGTTTATAGTATCAATTCATCATATTTGATTGATGATACGCACATTGGATATATAAAAATCAGCCGCTTTAATGCCACTACTCATATCGAATTGACAGATACATTAAGCATTTTATCCCAAATGGGAATGAAAGGCTTGATTATAGATTTGCGTGGAAATCCCGGTGGAATCGTAGAGCAGGTATATCTCGTTGCTGATGAATTTATTGACGAAAACGAGAATGTTCTCATTACAAAAGGTCGTGACCCGGAATATAATGAAACTTATAAATCCACGAAGAGTGGAGATTATAAAGAGCTGCCTTTGATACTTTTGATTGACGGCGAAACAGCTTCGGCACCGGAAATTTTAGCAGGTGCTTTTCAAGATTTAGACAGAAGCCTTGTTCTTGGTCAAACTTCATTCGGCAAAGGATTAGTCCAAAAACCTTACCGTTTGGCTGATGGTTCGGAATTTTGGCTTACGGTTGCCAAATATTATACTCCTTCCGGTCGCAGCATCCAAAAAGATTATTCTAACAAGGAAACTTACGGTACGCTCACAGACCGTATCGTACTGAAAGACGGTATGAATTTGGGTCATACTACTGAACTTACTCCCGAACATGGCTTTACCGAGACTACACCTATATTTCGTACTAAGTCAGGTCGCCCGGTGTTAGCAAGTGGCGGTATTGTGCCTGACTACGTTATTAATGATGATTCCACTACGTATTTGACTAAATCTATGACTACAGAGAATATTTTCAACAAGTATTGCCTATCGTATTACATCAAGAACCGTAAAAATATCGAAACACTTTATCGTGAAAATTTCCGGTATTATTTCGAATCTTTCCAAGTTGATAGCGTAATGATTTATGATTTCATAGACGTTAGCATTGCTTCCGGAATAGTTTGGAACCAAGATGAATTTAAAAGAGATGAACATTTCATTATGCTCAATATCAAGGCTGCTTTGGCAGGAATAATTTGGGATGAAAACAAACGTAATGAAGTTATGATGACAAATTCAAAACATATCAAAAAAGCCGTCGAGTTAATGCCGATGGCAGAACGAATTATCCGCAAGAATTAG
- the serS gene encoding serine--tRNA ligase, translated as MLDLKFIRDNIDAVRLNIKNKNESADVDQIPQLDEKRRSIIQEVEKLKNLRNVVSKEIAQSKKDGQNADDKIASMKDVSDNIKKLDDELRIIEEQIYQVQLYIPNMTGPDVVAGKSAADNQIVRTWGAEYKKEVERNHIDIATDLAIIDFERGAKVSGSGFAFYRGKGAKLERALINFMLDYHLENHGYTELMSPYLVNEKSMYGTGQLPKMAEDMYHAQEDNVYLIPTAEVPITNYHYDEMLPNEKLPIKYCGFSPCWRREAGSYGKEVRGFLRVHQFNKVEMVNFSRPDKSWEQLEILLTEAEDIVKALKLHYRVLRLCSGDTSFAASMTYDIEVWSPGEKNWLEVSSCSNFTDFQGRRANIRFRPEPNAKPEFIHTLNGSGLATSRIMVAMLEQYTDSDNCFHVPEALRKYTGFETISKND; from the coding sequence ATGCTTGATTTGAAATTTATCAGGGACAACATTGATGCCGTTCGGCTCAACATTAAAAATAAGAACGAATCTGCGGATGTGGACCAAATACCTCAGCTCGATGAAAAAAGACGCTCGATTATACAAGAAGTCGAAAAACTGAAAAATTTGCGAAATGTTGTGTCGAAAGAGATTGCTCAATCTAAAAAAGACGGGCAAAATGCAGATGACAAAATTGCATCAATGAAAGATGTTTCCGATAACATCAAAAAATTGGACGACGAGCTTAGAATAATAGAAGAGCAAATCTACCAAGTCCAACTTTACATACCAAATATGACAGGACCTGATGTTGTTGCGGGCAAATCTGCCGCTGACAACCAAATTGTCCGTACATGGGGTGCAGAGTACAAAAAAGAAGTAGAACGTAACCACATAGACATAGCGACTGATTTAGCTATCATCGATTTTGAGCGCGGTGCAAAGGTTTCAGGTTCGGGATTTGCTTTTTATCGTGGCAAAGGTGCAAAATTGGAACGGGCGCTAATCAACTTTATGCTTGATTATCACTTAGAAAATCATGGCTACACAGAATTGATGTCTCCATATCTGGTAAACGAAAAATCAATGTACGGCACGGGACAATTGCCAAAAATGGCTGAAGATATGTACCACGCTCAAGAAGATAATGTTTATTTGATACCTACTGCAGAAGTTCCAATCACAAATTATCATTATGACGAAATGCTGCCGAATGAAAAATTACCAATTAAATACTGCGGCTTTTCACCATGTTGGCGACGCGAAGCCGGAAGTTACGGCAAAGAAGTTCGTGGATTTTTGCGAGTGCACCAATTTAACAAAGTGGAGATGGTGAATTTCTCACGTCCCGATAAATCTTGGGAACAACTCGAAATCTTGCTTACAGAAGCTGAAGATATCGTCAAAGCTCTAAAACTTCACTATCGCGTTCTTAGACTTTGCAGCGGCGATACAAGCTTTGCAGCGTCTATGACATACGACATCGAAGTTTGGTCGCCCGGTGAAAAGAATTGGCTCGAAGTATCAAGCTGCTCTAACTTTACGGATTTTCAGGGACGCCGTGCAAATATTCGTTTCAGACCCGAACCCAATGCTAAACCCGAATTCATCCATACTTTGAATGGCAGTGGATTGGCTACCTCTCGTATTATGGTTGCTATGCTTGAGCAATACACCGATTCGGACAATTGCTTCCACGTACCGGAAGCACTCCGCAAATATACGGGTTTTGAAACAATCAGCAAAAACGATTAG
- the rpiB gene encoding ribose 5-phosphate isomerase B — MKLSIGSDHAGYDLKKEIISFLQSKGHEVIDYGVKSPDSVDYPDFAIAVSDSVATKNSEFGILICGTGTGMAITANKVRGIRAANCLTPEMAELARQHNNANVLCMGARLINSENAMEITEKFIATNFEAGRHELRVLKIHSLTGL, encoded by the coding sequence ATGAAATTATCAATCGGTTCCGACCACGCAGGATATGATTTAAAAAAAGAAATTATATCATTTTTGCAATCAAAAGGTCACGAAGTTATAGATTATGGAGTGAAATCTCCCGATAGCGTTGATTATCCGGATTTCGCTATCGCAGTATCCGATTCGGTTGCAACGAAGAATTCAGAATTTGGGATTTTGATTTGCGGCACAGGCACAGGAATGGCTATTACTGCCAATAAAGTTAGGGGAATCAGAGCAGCGAATTGTTTGACACCGGAAATGGCAGAACTCGCCCGACAACATAATAATGCGAATGTATTATGTATGGGTGCGAGATTAATAAATTCGGAAAACGCAATGGAAATCACGGAGAAATTTATAGCGACTAATTTTGAAGCCGGCAGACATGAGCTGAGAGTTTTAAAGATTCATTCTCTTACAGGGCTGTAA
- a CDS encoding T9SS type A sorting domain-containing protein codes for MLKRLLLSFAIFSLGYTFMLAQEFAGSESCKNCHPNAYTHWKQSGHPYKIQKLDGTNGPTYPVLSAEKKIGSQINYVLESGVPHPPEGLNWSDIGFVLGGYWSNARFLDLEGYLIWGPKRQYNLATKRWVQYTQAEPGKTTYSYNCYRCHTTGPSRDKTPEFEAYPGIQGSWAEAGIGCEGCHGPSKSHVSSPSSKPTTNRDCLPCHARDRDFETTTYTWNKRVEWQPRTVNEVPTGFVRHREQGDMLLASKHGAMGFDCATCHDAHKGVYFNIGGIKPSASCENCHTNKHITGHEFSKTNASCIDCHMPKGARNGDQLGPYVSEQSLHFFKILTDPITMFDNLEDISNTATPPKTYKFIKVDDKGMSGSTLEYSCLQCHTTKDVQWASTHAKGIHTNGITHVNNASGIPSAYTMSQNYPNPFTSSTTIKFALPSASNVTLNVYNAQGSLVSVIVNNVWMNSGYHEVTYNAKGLPSGVYIYSIQAENFGFSRKMILNL; via the coding sequence ATGTTAAAAAGATTACTTCTCTCTTTTGCTATATTTTCTTTAGGCTATACTTTTATGTTAGCCCAAGAATTTGCCGGCAGTGAATCCTGTAAAAACTGCCACCCTAATGCATATACTCATTGGAAACAATCTGGACATCCATATAAAATTCAAAAATTGGATGGGACAAATGGGCCAACTTACCCGGTCCTATCTGCTGAAAAGAAAATAGGAAGCCAGATTAACTATGTCCTGGAAAGTGGTGTCCCACATCCACCAGAAGGATTAAATTGGAGTGATATTGGTTTTGTCCTTGGTGGGTATTGGTCAAACGCTCGCTTCTTAGATTTGGAAGGATACTTAATTTGGGGTCCAAAACGCCAATATAACCTTGCTACTAAAAGATGGGTACAATACACTCAAGCCGAACCCGGTAAGACTACATATTCTTACAATTGCTACCGCTGCCATACAACCGGACCAAGCAGAGATAAAACACCTGAATTTGAGGCTTATCCGGGAATCCAAGGTAGCTGGGCTGAAGCTGGAATAGGATGTGAAGGATGTCATGGACCATCGAAATCTCATGTATCAAGTCCAAGCTCAAAACCAACTACAAACCGCGATTGTCTCCCTTGTCATGCCCGTGACAGAGACTTTGAAACAACTACTTACACATGGAATAAAAGAGTTGAATGGCAACCTAGAACTGTTAATGAGGTGCCAACCGGATTTGTCCGTCATCGCGAACAAGGTGATATGCTACTCGCTTCTAAACACGGTGCTATGGGCTTCGACTGTGCTACGTGCCATGATGCACATAAAGGCGTATATTTTAATATAGGTGGAATTAAACCAAGTGCAAGCTGTGAAAATTGTCATACTAATAAACATATTACAGGACATGAATTTTCAAAAACAAATGCGTCTTGTATAGATTGCCACATGCCAAAAGGCGCAAGAAATGGTGATCAGTTGGGTCCTTATGTGTCAGAACAAAGTTTGCATTTCTTTAAAATACTGACAGATCCTATCACAATGTTTGATAACCTGGAAGATATTTCAAATACAGCGACTCCGCCGAAAACTTATAAATTCATAAAAGTTGATGACAAGGGCATGTCCGGTTCAACTCTTGAATATTCATGCTTGCAATGCCACACAACAAAAGATGTGCAATGGGCTTCAACTCATGCTAAGGGCATTCATACAAATGGTATCACTCATGTTAATAATGCAAGTGGAATACCATCTGCTTATACCATGAGTCAGAACTATCCAAATCCTTTCACATCATCAACAACGATTAAATTTGCTTTACCAAGTGCTTCAAATGTTACTTTAAATGTTTATAATGCACAAGGTTCTTTAGTATCAGTTATAGTCAATAATGTTTGGATGAATAGTGGATACCATGAAGTTACCTATAATGCAAAGGGCTTACCAAGCGGCGTCTATATTTATAGTATCCAAGCCGAAAACTTTGGATTTTCAAGAAAAATGATTCTAAATTTATAA